A stretch of DNA from Thermanaerosceptrum fracticalcis:
CACTCCGGCACAGACAGCACTGAAGAAAAGGGAACGGAGGCGCACTTTAAAGAGGTTTATCCCCATCATTTCTGCAGCCGTAAAGTCTTCCCGCACAGCGATGGCCATCCTGCCATACCTGGAGAAAACAAAATTACGGGCTACATAGATGACAATAAGGGTTACTATCAGGACCACAGGAAAAGTAGAATACACTTTGATTCCCGGCAGACCCCGGGCTCCCTGGGTTATATCCAGGTTTTCCAGGATAACGCGCACCGCTTCACCAAAGCCTAAGGTAGCAATGGCAAAATAGTCACTTCTCAATTTGGCCTTCAGGGTAGGATATCCGATGATCAAACTTACCAGTCCGGCCATTAAACCGCCCAAAAGCAGGGCTACATAAAAGTTGACTTCATAAAAATAGGTGCTAATGGCTGCCGTATAAGCCCCAATGGCGATAAAAGCCGCATGACCCAGGGAAAAGAGGCCGGTAAAACCGGTGAAAACCGCAAGCCCTACCACGGAAATCACATTGATCATGGCCAAAGCCAGGACTCCTTGTACATAATACCACATAACCTGCCACCCCCTAGACTTTCTCTTCCAAATACTTGCCAAAAAGACCGGCAGGCATGAAAAGAAGGAGAATGATTAAAAGGGAGAAACTGAAAACATCCCTAAAAGTGGAAGCGATATAAACGGACACCAAAGATTCCAAAATTCCCAGGATAATACCGCCTACAACGGCTCCGGGCAAACTGCCCAGACCACCGATAACAGCAGCGATATAGGCCTTATTGGTAATCCACCCCATGGTTGGATAGGCCATATATTTCATACCTAAAAAAATTCCGGAAATACCGGCCAGAGCTCCCGCCAGTACAAAAACCAGGCCAATGAGCCGGCTTAAGTTAACTCCGTTAATCTGGGTAATCATGGAATCATAAGAAGCTGCCCGTATGGCAATCCCTGTCCGGGAATTGTTAATAAAGTAATGAAGAACATAGATGGAAACAAAGGAAAAGATAATGGCAAAAAGATCTAATAGACCGATAGAGGACCCCAGAATTCTTATGCTTTGCTGTTTGAATATTTCCGGATAGGCCATAAAACTGGAACCGATGGTGGCATAAACCATGTTTTCCAGGAAAATGGAGGTACCCATGGCACTAATCATAAAATACAGGGAAGGCGCCCTTCTTTTCCGTAGGGAACTGTAGGCAATGCGTTCATTAAAAAAACTTAAAAGGCTTGCCCCGGCCATGGTTAAAACAAGGGCTACCGGAAAAGGAACCCCAAACTTGACCAGGCTGAAATAACCGATATAAGAACCCAGCATGATAATAGCACCATAAGCAAAATTACTAAAATTGAGAATACTGAAAACCAGGGAGTATCCTACTGCCATCAGGGCATAGATACCACCGATGGCCAGGCCTGTGACAAGAGTTTGTAAGAGCATGCTGCACACCTCATTTTTTGCATTAAAGGTGGTGAGTAGAACCAACTACCCACCACCTTTAACAGAAATTAGTCAGTCGTTACAAACCGGGCGTGGAAGACAAACTTGCCATCTTTAATTTTTTCAATAACTGCGGGCTTATTCAAGGGGTTATGGGTATTGGGATCAATGGTTAATTTACCGGTCAGTACAGGTACGTCCTTCATCTTTTCCAATTCGGCAATAATCTTGGCAGGTTCGGTGCTATTAGCCCTTTTAATGGCTTCCACCACTGCCAGGAGACCGTCAACAGCCATAACAGGATTAGGCATTACAGGATCCATCTTGTATTTTTCTTTATAGGCCTTAATCCACTCCTGAATACCCGGATCTTCCAGACTGGCAAGGTTAACGTAGTAAGCACCCTCCGTAGCTGATCCTCCTAAAGTGATAAGATCAGGACTGGCCCAACCGTCGCCACCTAAGAATTTAACATCGGTCATACCTAAGTCACGAGCCTGTTTCATAGCCATGGCCGCTTCTTTCTGCATGGTAGGAATGAAAAGTACATCAGGCTGCTTTTCTTTAATTTTTCCTAAGATAGCTCTGTAATCAAGTTCCTCGGAACGGAAAGCTTCTTCAGCGACGATCTCTCCGCCGCCCTTTTTAAATGCCTCTACAAAGAACTGTTTCAAACCTTGAGAATAATCAGAACCGATATCAAAGAGCACAGCTGCTTTCTTAGCCTGAAGTTCTTTCAGAGCAAACTGGGCAGCTACTTTACCCTGGAAGGGGTCGATAAAGCAGGTTCTGAAAGCAGTTTTTCTAACTTTGCCTGATTTCTCATCTACGGTTACTTTGGGGTTAGTAGCAGTGGTTGCCAGGAACGGTATACCGGCAGGTTCAGTGACAGAGGTCATAGCGATAGCTACACCACTCTGACCAGGTCCAATGATAGCTACAACTTTGTCACCAATCATACGCTTGGTCACGTTCACCGCTTCAGTCTGATCTGCTTTTGTATCATAGGCAACAAGTTCAATCTTCTTGCCAAGGACACCGCCTTTTTCATTAATTTTAGCAATTTCCATGTCCAGAGCGTTCTTTTCCGCTTGCCCCCACATGGAGGAACCACCCGTTAAGGCCACGGCATGGCCGATTTTAATGGTTTGGGGGGCCTTCTGGCCACAGCCTACCACAGCAAGTGCAAAAATCAGAATTAGACTAAGAACCAATAGTTTTTTCTTCAACTCACTCGACCTCCTCAATTTTTTAATTGATCAGTTGTGTTAGCTTAGGCTATACTTCTTTAAACAACCTCCTTTCGGGGATTGGTTTCGGCTGCCTTTGGTATTAGACCATATGGGTAACCACCTCTTCTAAAGGCATAATTAAATAATCCACAATGGGCACCTCTAGCATGGTATAACAGCCCGGCTTTTGTTTCACTACAGCCCGGGCCGCAGAAACCATGACCTGGCTGGTAATGGCAGGGTTATTGATCCGGTGTTCATATCTAAGCAATTGATTATGGGTGATGCCTGCTTTACCTTTATGTTCTATGCGCACACCGTGTCCCATATCCTTAACATGCTCTAAATCATTGACGGCATAAACGTGGGTTTCGTTATTATTAAAGTAGCTGTCTTGTTTAATCGCAGCTTCTACCTTTGAGAAATCGGCTCCCGGTTTAAGTTTTACATAAACCAGCCTGCGGTGTAGACCAGTACCCATGGGAATGGTAAGGCTTACGGCATCCTTCACCCCTTCTACCGCTTTCGCTACCACAGAATGTCCCATGCTCATACCGGGTCCGAAGTTGGTATAAGTGATGACCCTGGGAACCATGAGTGTCATTATCCCTCTGATCATTGAATCGGAGCCGGGATCCCAGCCGGCAGGGATAATAGCACGTGAACCATGTTTCTTCGCTACGGTATCTAAGTGTTTTTTTTATTCCCAAATGTGAGGACCGTGAATATCAAAACTGTCTAATGGCTTCCATCAGCGCAGGCGAACTGCCTATTATCTTTTCAAAGGCTGGATATTTAAAACCCTTATTTTGCACCTGCATTTCCAACTGTTTCAATTCACTAATATCTCTGAAAACAAGAGCGCCGCCCACAACCTGGTTATCCTGGTCATAAATAGGGTATGCTGAACAGCGAACCCAAATGCCGTTGATGGGGTATTCCTTGCGTTCAATTCCTTTAGAGCGGCCGCTTAAAACCAGGTCCAGATAACGTACTCTGATTATCAGGGTGAATCTTAGCAATGTTTTCCCCAATAATAGGGGGGGATAGGGCTATTGGGGCCTTTGGCCAAAAAATCCTTCCCCTTTAAGATATGCCTCGCGTCTTCTCCCCTGGCTGTATAACCACGGGTTTGATAAAACTTAAGCTGACCTGTTTTGCCGTCTAAAATAACCAGATGCCCAATGGCGATCTGATAGCTCATCTCATAAGATTTATCATTTATACGAATTGTAATAAACTTCAAAAAATTTTCGATGGATACATGGACATTGTCTCCCTTATTGATACAGCAGCTTAGCGTTAAGGGTGTGTTCAGGTTACTGCCGGCCACCACCTTATAATAAGGCGTTTCATAGGGGGCATTATACCTGCCTACCGCAACAATGGCATCCCCCGCATTGGCTGCACGGGAAGGTATACCGATAATGTTTAAATCCTGGGCCGCGAGCCCGCCATCATCGGCCCCCAGGCAATTGTCTGCCAAAATGACGATATCACCGTCGGCAATGCGACCAGGAGGATGGCTCTCACCAGTGTGTGGATCAATGCCAAAAATCTCCCGGACCCTTTTATTATAAACCTGAATTGTCTTATCCTTATCGACAACAATAATGCCGTCTTCGATCAAATCAAGACAGTACTTAAAGTACATGCTGCTAAACATGGTTCCTCCACAATACTGGGAATTATATACATGGATATATTCGCCATTTATTTTAAAATACCTTTAGAAAAAAAAAGCGCCAAAGGAAAACTTGCGTTTTCCTTTGGCGTCAAAAAGCAGTGCCACCTTCTTCGATTTTACCCTTTGCTTTCATCTTTTCCTCATCATTGCGCAGCTTAAGATTTACTGTCACAGCCACAAGAATAACTATACCGCCGATGAGACCATAAATCGAGGGTCTTTCTCCCAGGAATAAAAAAACCCAAAGAGGATTATAGACAGCCTCTGTTAAAGAAAGGATAGAAGCATTTAAAGCAGAAACAAACTTGAGACCCTTGGTAAACAGCACATTAGCCAGTCCAATCTGGACAGCACCCAGGTATAGCAAAGATAACCATCCCGTCCAATGGAGGGTTAAGCCCTCTTTTAAGGATGGAATAAAGGGGAGAGCCAGTAATGCCGTTGAAAGATTACTTAAGGATACTACCATGATACCCGATGAGAACCTAAGCTGGTGGAGAAAAAAAGTAGCTGCCGCCATAGCTATCCCGCTGCTCAAAGCAAGCAAATTGCCAAGAGAACTGCTGCCCTGATTGGGTTCCATGAGAAAAAATCCTATACCAAAAACGATAAAAAGCATAGGAACAGCATTACGCCACCCGAGTTTTTCTTTTCCCGTTAGAATAGTATAAATGAACAGATATAAGGGGGATGTATACTGCAAAGCAATGACATTAGCCGCCGATGTTAACTTATTGGCCGTTACAAAAGAACTGACCATCCAGGCAAAAGCTAGGATATAACCCAATAAAGGTTTACTAAATTCAATTTTTTGTGTTCTTAAGAAAGGCAAAAGAATCATACCGGCAATTGCAGACCTGGCAGCGGTAATAAAAAGAGGATCAACAGGCACTTTTTTGATAAATAACCCACTGGTACTCCAGAGAAAAGCTGCCGCGCAGATATAAATGGCCCCTGCAAATGAATGCTTCATGCTCTTTTACTCCAATCTTGTCACCAGTTTATCATTGGATAGACACAGTTATTATCTTACCACTATCGTCTTAACAGATCATCCCTCTAAGTCACCTAATTTAATGGTTGTGACGTTAAAATAGCCGATGGCGGTATGCCACCGGCTTTGACTTTAATAAATGGCTATCTCCTAACGTGGTAAACGTTTCTTGGATTTAACTCTTTCAAAGAACCCCTTCGGATAAATTGCTGTCACCAAGGGTGTGTGGTTATACTGCTTGGGATCGACCACCCGCAGGACTTTGCCCTGGCATACCGTCTCACCCATTTCATCTACCAGGGTTACTTCCTGCCCTTTTTCGGGTAAAGGCCAGTGCCAGTATTCATAAGGAAAAGTGATGGTAGCCTCGGTTACACTGTAGGTATAATCCTTTACATAGATAGCCAGACCCCGGCAGTCTTCTTACCTCCGCTCTTTATACCCATGTCGGCTACTGGCATCATGTTTGGGTTATCCCGCCAGAGCAGCGCCTTTATTAAAAGCGCTGAACAAAGTCTGTACTGCTTTCTGGGTTTGGGCCGCAGGCACTGCCCATGTCCCGCCAGAGGGCAAAGAGAAGAATCCTTCCCAGGTAAACCCTGCCCCCGATAGGATAGCACTAATTTTTTCCGCACTTATTCCAGAGTTTTGATCCCACACCAAAGTAATGAGGTCACACTCAGAGGAAACAGAAAGTTGTGAACCCTGGGTAATTAAGGAAGAAACGTCTCCCTGGACAGCAAAGCAGCATCCTTCTCTATTCACCAGCTCATAAAACAGTTCATCAAGGGCATAACGTTGCCAAAAACCTGTCATTTCATTGTCACGGATTTTAACAATATGAACTCCTTTGGTCAAAGCTATGCCATATATACCTCCAAAATTCTCCCCGACTTTTCCGATAATAGTGCCAGGGTCATCACTGAAAGTAGACCGGACAGCAAAAGGCATATTATAGGTGATAGCCGTCTTGACTGCGCGGGGATGTATGACTTTAGCCCCGGCCCGGGCTAACAAATACATAGGCTCAAATTCAATGCTTCTGATGAAGGGGGCTTCAGGCACAAGGCGGGGATCTGTAAGGGCCACACCGGGAACATCGGTATAAATTTCTACCAAATCCGCCTTGAGGGCTCCACCCACAGCTATGGCTGTGGTATCGCTTCCTCCCCTGCCCAGTGTGGTAATCTCCCAGTCCTCAGTGAACCCCTGAAAACCTGCTATTACCGCAATTTTGCCGTTTTTCAGGGCCTTAAAGATTCTGTCAGGTGTAATATTGATAATCTCGGAATTTGTGAAATTGCCATCTGTATATATCCCCGCTTGAAAACCAGTCATGGCTTCTGCCGGATAACCTTTTTGGTCTAAAGCATGGGCCACCAGACATGCGGAAATAATCTCACCGCAAGAGGCCAGGAGATCTTTTTTCTTGGGATCAGGATTAGGTCCCACTTCCTTTAACATATCCAGGAAGGTGTCGGTGGCATAGGGATCCCCCCGTCTCCCCATGGCAGAGACAATCACCACCACATCATTGCCGCTGTTTTTGGCAGCAACTATTTTTTGCAATACCATTTCCCGCCTTTCCGGCGTGCTTACCGAAGTACCACCATACTTTTGTACAAGTAATGGCATTCATTTACTCCCCCTTAAGCCAATTTTTCTCCACTAACAGTTCTGCTATCTGCACAGCATTTAAAGCGGCACCTTTACGCAGGTTATCGGCAACTACCCAAAGGTTGAGACCATGGGGTACAGTAAAGTCTTTACGGATACGGCCTACATATACCTTATCAGTACCTTTTAAGTAGACAGGCATGGGA
This window harbors:
- a CDS encoding DMT family transporter codes for the protein MKHSFAGAIYICAAAFLWSTSGLFIKKVPVDPLFITAARSAIAGMILLPFLRTQKIEFSKPLLGYILAFAWMVSSFVTANKLTSAANVIALQYTSPLYLFIYTILTGKEKLGWRNAVPMLFIVFGIGFFLMEPNQGSSSLGNLLALSSGIAMAAATFFLHQLRFSSGIMVVSLSNLSTALLALPFIPSLKEGLTLHWTGWLSLLYLGAVQIGLANVLFTKGLKFVSALNASILSLTEAVYNPLWVFLFLGERPSIYGLIGGIVILVAVTVNLKLRNDEEKMKAKGKIEEGGTAF
- a CDS encoding branched-chain amino acid ABC transporter permease; this translates as MLLQTLVTGLAIGGIYALMAVGYSLVFSILNFSNFAYGAIIMLGSYIGYFSLVKFGVPFPVALVLTMAGASLLSFFNERIAYSSLRKRRAPSLYFMISAMGTSIFLENMVYATIGSSFMAYPEIFKQQSIRILGSSIGLLDLFAIIFSFVSIYVLHYFINNSRTGIAIRAASYDSMITQINGVNLSRLIGLVFVLAGALAGISGIFLGMKYMAYPTMGWITNKAYIAAVIGGLGSLPGAVVGGIILGILESLVSVYIASTFRDVFSFSLLIILLLFMPAGLFGKYLEEKV
- a CDS encoding ABC transporter substrate-binding protein, whose amino-acid sequence is MKKKLLVLSLILIFALAVVGCGQKAPQTIKIGHAVALTGGSSMWGQAEKNALDMEIAKINEKGGVLGKKIELVAYDTKADQTEAVNVTKRMIGDKVVAIIGPGQSGVAIAMTSVTEPAGIPFLATTATNPKVTVDEKSGKVRKTAFRTCFIDPFQGKVAAQFALKELQAKKAAVLFDIGSDYSQGLKQFFVEAFKKGGGEIVAEEAFRSEELDYRAILGKIKEKQPDVLFIPTMQKEAAMAMKQARDLGMTDVKFLGGDGWASPDLITLGGSATEGAYYVNLASLEDPGIQEWIKAYKEKYKMDPVMPNPVMAVDGLLAVVEAIKRANSTEPAKIIAELEKMKDVPVLTGKLTIDPNTHNPLNKPAVIEKIKDGKFVFHARFVTTD
- a CDS encoding aspartate kinase — protein: MPLLVQKYGGTSVSTPERREMVLQKIVAAKNSGNDVVVIVSAMGRRGDPYATDTFLDMLKEVGPNPDPKKKDLLASCGEIISACLVAHALDQKGYPAEAMTGFQAGIYTDGNFTNSEIINITPDRIFKALKNGKIAVIAGFQGFTEDWEITTLGRGGSDTTAIAVGGALKADLVEIYTDVPGVALTDPRLVPEAPFIRSIEFEPMYLLARAGAKVIHPRAVKTAITYNMPFAVRSTFSDDPGTIIGKVGENFGGIYGIALTKGVHIVKIRDNEMTGFWQRYALDELFYELVNREGCCFAVQGDVSSLITQGSQLSVSSECDLITLVWDQNSGISAEKISAILSGAGFTWEGFFSLPSGGTWAVPAAQTQKAVQTLFSAFNKGAALAG
- a CDS encoding branched-chain amino acid ABC transporter permease, with the protein product MWYYVQGVLALAMINVISVVGLAVFTGFTGLFSLGHAAFIAIGAYTAAISTYFYEVNFYVALLLGGLMAGLVSLIIGYPTLKAKLRSDYFAIATLGFGEAVRVILENLDITQGARGLPGIKVYSTFPVVLIVTLIVIYVARNFVFSRYGRMAIAVREDFTAAEMMGINLFKVRLRSLFFSAVCAGVGGGLFAHYISFIQPSMFTGVQSTMLTAAVVAGGMGSITGPIAAALIFAAIPEVLRVANMWRLVAYGFILVAIMVLRPQGIFGYKELSWKTFSGLVRKTSRAKGGAA